The window TCTATGGGAGAAAACTATGAGAATCAATAAATATATCGCGGAATCGGGCGTTGCTTCGAGAAGAAGCGCGGACGAGATGATCAAACAAGGCAGAGTTTCCGTCAACGGAAAGAAAATCACCGAATGCGGATTGGACGTAAACGTCGAAAACGATTCCGTTTTCGTGGACGGTCGAAAGATCGTCCCCGTTCGCCGTTATACCTACATAATGTTCAATAAGCCGAAAGGATGCATTACCTCGTCGCAGGACGAATTCGGAAGGAAAACGATCTACGATTATTTGGAGCAATTCTCGGGGCGCGGACTTTTCCCGGTCGGAAGGCTCGATTACGACAGCGAAGGACTTCTGCTTTTAACGAACGACGGCGCGCTCGCGCAGATTTTGACGCATCCGAGCTACGAAGTTCCGAAAACCTATCTCGTAAAAATCGAAGGCACGATCGAAGAAAACGACGTTAAAAAGATCCGAAACGGCGTAAAAGGGCTGGACGGGACGCGCTACGCACCCGCGAAACTCTCGATCAAAGAAGTCAAGGATCCCTTTACGAAGATTGAGATCACCGTTACCGAAGGAAAGAATCGCGAGGTTCGCAAAATCTTCGAAGCGGTCGGCAAAAACGTGGTTTTCCTTTGCCGAAAAAAGATCGGGGATCTTTCGCTCGGCGGCTTGACCCGCGGAACCGCTCGCTATCTGACGGACAAGGAGATCGCCTATCTCAAATCGCTCGGCGAATAAAAAAGGTTGCAATTTTTATAAATATTTATCTATAATTACTATATGAGAATTTTGATCGTAAACGACGACGGTATTCAGGGGGCGGGGCTTCACAAGCTCGCAGAAGTTTTCTCGAAACGACACGAAGTCACCGTCGTCGCTCCCCACACGCAACAGTCGGGGTTCAGTCATTCGCTTTCTTTTCAAAAGACGATTTCCTACGCGCCTTATAATCTCGGGTTGCCCGTTCGGGCGTACTCTTTGACGGGAACGCCCTGCGATTGCGTAAAATTCGCGATCAACGTTTTAAT of the Clostridia bacterium genome contains:
- a CDS encoding rRNA pseudouridine synthase, whose protein sequence is MRINKYIAESGVASRRSADEMIKQGRVSVNGKKITECGLDVNVENDSVFVDGRKIVPVRRYTYIMFNKPKGCITSSQDEFGRKTIYDYLEQFSGRGLFPVGRLDYDSEGLLLLTNDGALAQILTHPSYEVPKTYLVKIEGTIEENDVKKIRNGVKGLDGTRYAPAKLSIKEVKDPFTKIEITVTEGKNREVRKIFEAVGKNVVFLCRKKIGDLSLGGLTRGTARYLTDKEIAYLKSLGE